In Anthocerotibacter panamensis C109, the sequence CCACCAAAAACCCCACTTGGAGGAATGCGGATCATCATCCGTATCCGGGTGGGCATGGTGGCGGCGGTGGCGAGAAACCCAGAAAATCGGCCCGCTCTGCATATTGAGCGTACCGATAAAGGCCAGGACATATTCAAACCATTTAGGAACAACAAAGCTCCGGTGCGCCAGAAGTCGGTGATAACACAGGGTAATCCCGACACAACCCAGAAACCAGTGCAAGAAAACCGTCAAAGCCAGAGCCTGCCAAGTAAAAAAAAGAGGGGCCGTCAGTGCCACCATGTGGATAAAAGTGAAGAACAGGACCATCGTCCAGGACAGGGAACGCTTGGTTTGCAGAAGCTGCATAGGGACCTTGGTGACCTAAAGAACGCTCTCAGCCCATTGTGCCACGGGAACAGGCAAGGTACGTAATCGTTCTGATAGTAAAAACAAACTTCTTAGCTCAAGAGCGGGATTTGCTGAGCGGGAAATGCTCAGATTGGGTCTCGGGAGCAGGTCGCTCCCTGTCCACAGATGTTGCGTGCGAAGACAGTAGTTCGATAAAAGAGTTTACTCTTTTCAGCGTCAGCTCTCGGAGCATCCTCAGCCCCCCCAAAATAGTTGTTCTGATTCGTAGTGGAGCTTGTATTGCCTGTAGCCACTGTGCCTTGGATGGCTATATCCAGAGACTGCGGGTTATCGGCAGTATTGGCAACAGTTACAGCATTAGGGCCATCAGTAAGAAAATCAGCCAGAGCAGAACTTTCATTTTCATCAGCAGGAACAGGGATTTGAACCACAGGACTAGTTGCTGGAATGGCGCTTCTTGCATTAGACAGCGAACTGCTAAAGCCAAAGCTACTGAAGGCGATCCGGTATGAATCCGACTGCCAACGGTAGAGAACTCGGGGACCATCGAAACCACTGCTTGGGCTAGGAGTTGCAGTGTAGTAGATGACTAATCGGTAGGCAGGGACAGAATTAGGGGTGCCATAGGCCACTAAGTTACAAAAATTGCTCACCAAGCCAGAGGTGATAGTGTTGGGATCGGACAGCAAACTCCCCTCAGGTTGCTGAAAAAAGGTAGTGCCAGAAGCGCAGCCACTATTGGTATTGCCTTTGGTTGACCGCACCCAGAATGCTACCTCAACTTGGGCTCCAGTACCCGTAAGTCTGGGCGAAGCCGAAGTAAAGGTTTCGCCACTATCATCCGTGACTTTAAGACTGGTGTCGTCGCCCTCTAAGATGGCTGGGCAATAGGCATTGACTGGACAAGTCGTACCGGAGCGACGGTAGATGTAACGGGCATTCTTTAACTCGCTAGCGATGTAGGTTACCGCTCCCTGGATATCAGCCTGGGCTGCGGTGATAGATACGGTTTCCAAGGTAGATTTTGAAAAATTGATAACCCCAACGGCCAAAAAAGAACCAACAAGCCCCGTGATAACCGTGGCTACCAAGAGTTCAGCCAGAGTGAGCCCTTGCTTAGAACGACGGGTGATACGGTTCATCGGATGCTCCTTATCTTGCCTAACAGCGTCGAAATGACAACAGCAGAATACCCTGCACCCTGATCAGGGCTCGCAATTAAGTTCTCCTGTGCTGGAGTAAGCCCCCCAGCTTCTATCGCGGGCACGAGCGGCGCTGAAGTCCGCCTTAGATATATCGTCCCCAGTGGTTGAACAGGGATACTGCCTTGAGAAGAGAGTGATTGAACAGGGATACTACCTTGAGAAGAGAACGTGCAGATTCCACTTCCATCAAAAATCGATACCCGGCGAATTTCAATAGATTGCGGAAGTGTAATTTCCTGCTGAAAAGGAGATGCGGCCCAGGCAGCACCTGTACAGGAAGTGGCTTCACAGATGCGGATGGTGTTAGGTGGGCCAAGAGTCGTAGCTGGTCCACCATTAAAATCGAAGAATTGGACGCTAATGGTCCGGGTTTGGGTGATAGCCAACTGACGGGCGTCGCGTAGAGCCTGTTGCACCCGTTGTTGACCTTCCTTGAGCGACTGATTTTCAATCTGGGCTCCGATGTTGGGGAGCGCAAGCGTAGCGAGAATACCGGCGATAATGACAGTTATGAGAAGCTCGGGCAGGCTTACCCCGATCGGCGCGCGTTTCATGATTTGGGCCTCGGGATGTCGGCGGTTAGGACTACGAGGGGTGCACTAAAGTCCAGACTTGTTGCGGAGCCAACCAGATTGGGGCGCGTGACTTGGGTGGTCGCTCCTAGCGGTAGACAAGCAGTAAGTTCAGCGCCTGTAAGCAAGCCTTGCGCTGTGCCAAAATTACATCCAGAATTTCTAGGATTGGCTTGGTATATCCGTACCACAACCCGGCGGACTTCGGTCTGTTGCGCTGGGGTAGGGACAAGATTGCCTGCATCTGTCGAGGTCGGAGCCCTACCCCAAAACAATTGAGCTACATAGCGGACATCCTGGGTGTCATTCGGGGGAACCGTTGAGTCTTTATAGATACAATTTGCCGCAGTTTTATTTTGGACATTGGTTCTCAAAGCATAGTTAACAATATTGGGGTCAGTTGGCGTGACTGTACTCGGGTCGTTGAGGACACTAGTAGGGGTATCCTTATCGGTAACAGGGGCTACTCTAACCGGAGTAGTAAGCGTAGTCGTCAATCGCTGGACGCAGGCACTGGTGGTCTCACCAAAAAGTGGGAAGGCGGGGTCTAACTTCCCGGACCCAGGGGCTCCACACACCGAGATAGGCTGGAAATTGATGGGGTAAGCAGGATTGTTAGGGTTGGCTGATCCTAAGTCGGGGTCGCAGCTAAAGACTAGAAGCGACCAATAGCGCCGCGTTTCCTCAATTTGTAACTGTGCCAGATTGGTGGCCTCAACAACATACTGCTGTTGCTTACGCAGCAGGGTCGAACCAATCACTAGAGGTAGCAAACCTACCAGGAAAATCGAGAGAACCACAATTGCGACGAGTACCTCAACCAAGGCAGAACCTGAAGTGCGATAGTAGCGTTTCTTCATGGTTTTTTGGCTGAGCGATTAAGGGCTCTCTCCCCTCCAGAGAACAGCTCATAGTCGAGACGGAGCTTCACATCGGGGGTCAGTCGCTCTATCTCAGCCCCCCTTAGGTACCAAGTAGCTCCAAAAGTAGTCTGCACTACGTAGCCGTCGGCTACTGGTACGGACGAAGTGATCTCTTCGCCGTGGAGTTGGGCAAGGACTGCCGGAGTGGGTGTGACCGCGCCAGCAGGTACTTGTGAAGG encodes:
- a CDS encoding PilW family protein, which produces MNRITRRSKQGLTLAELLVATVITGLVGSFLAVGVINFSKSTLETVSITAAQADIQGAVTYIASELKNARYIYRRSGTTCPVNAYCPAILEGDDTSLKVTDDSGETFTSASPRLTGTGAQVEVAFWVRSTKGNTNSGCASGTTFFQQPEGSLLSDPNTITSGLVSNFCNLVAYGTPNSVPAYRLVIYYTATPSPSSGFDGPRVLYRWQSDSYRIAFSSFGFSSSLSNARSAIPATSPVVQIPVPADENESSALADFLTDGPNAVTVANTADNPQSLDIAIQGTVATGNTSSTTNQNNYFGGAEDAPRADAEKSKLFYRTTVFARNICGQGATCSRDPI
- a CDS encoding pilus assembly FimT family protein, with translation MKRAPIGVSLPELLITVIIAGILATLALPNIGAQIENQSLKEGQQRVQQALRDARQLAITQTRTISVQFFDFNGGPATTLGPPNTIRICEATSCTGAAWAASPFQQEITLPQSIEIRRVSIFDGSGICTFSSQGSIPVQSLSSQGSIPVQPLGTIYLRRTSAPLVPAIEAGGLTPAQENLIASPDQGAGYSAVVISTLLGKIRSIR
- a CDS encoding type IV pilus modification PilV family protein codes for the protein MKKRYYRTSGSALVEVLVAIVVLSIFLVGLLPLVIGSTLLRKQQQYVVEATNLAQLQIEETRRYWSLLVFSCDPDLGSANPNNPAYPINFQPISVCGAPGSGKLDPAFPLFGETTSACVQRLTTTLTTPVRVAPVTDKDTPTSVLNDPSTVTPTDPNIVNYALRTNVQNKTAANCIYKDSTVPPNDTQDVRYVAQLFWGRAPTSTDAGNLVPTPAQQTEVRRVVVRIYQANPRNSGCNFGTAQGLLTGAELTACLPLGATTQVTRPNLVGSATSLDFSAPLVVLTADIPRPKS